Proteins encoded within one genomic window of Bacteroidota bacterium:
- a CDS encoding NAD(P)/FAD-dependent oxidoreductase, with product MDIFALSGDKKRVLILGGGFGGIEIARRLDTRKYEVLLIDKHNYFTFQPLLYQVATGGLEPDSVAYPLRKILSKNNKVLFRLAEVQKIEAANSKVITTIGELPYDKLVLATGATTNFFNMTETEKNALSLKSVTDALNIRSFVLQKFEAALLVNSIEEQKRMMNFVIVGGGPTGVEISGALAELKRHVLPCDYPELDIKMMNISILESGENVLDAMSDYAKRKAKKQLEEMGVNLLMKKQLKSFNGHEAVLADGTVIETSSLIWTAGVKGNFPEGFDATVVARGNRLIVDDTNHLVSNENIFAIGDVASMQSGAHPMVAPVAIQQAKNLAKNLNSQKPKGEWEKFVYVDKGSMATIGRSRAVADIKFIHMKGFFAWLAWLFIHLMLLVGFRNRVIVLFNWIWNYFSYDRAIRLIIRPYEKSEK from the coding sequence ATGGACATTTTTGCATTATCCGGGGATAAAAAACGGGTATTAATTTTAGGTGGCGGTTTTGGTGGAATAGAGATCGCACGTAGACTGGATACCAGGAAATATGAAGTATTACTCATCGACAAGCACAATTATTTCACATTTCAGCCATTGTTGTACCAGGTTGCTACGGGAGGATTGGAGCCGGATTCGGTAGCTTATCCTTTGAGAAAGATCCTTAGTAAAAACAATAAAGTTCTTTTCCGGCTGGCTGAAGTTCAGAAAATTGAAGCAGCAAATTCTAAGGTTATTACTACAATTGGAGAATTGCCATACGATAAACTGGTGCTTGCAACGGGCGCAACAACCAATTTTTTCAATATGACTGAAACAGAAAAAAATGCATTGTCACTAAAAAGTGTTACTGATGCTTTGAACATCCGTTCATTTGTTTTACAAAAATTCGAAGCTGCTTTATTGGTGAATTCAATAGAAGAGCAAAAGCGGATGATGAATTTTGTGATTGTTGGTGGCGGACCAACCGGTGTGGAGATCAGCGGAGCTTTGGCAGAATTAAAAAGACATGTTTTGCCATGCGATTATCCTGAGTTGGATATTAAGATGATGAACATTTCAATATTGGAATCAGGAGAAAATGTTCTTGATGCTATGTCTGATTATGCTAAAAGAAAAGCAAAAAAACAACTTGAAGAAATGGGAGTGAATCTTTTGATGAAAAAACAATTGAAATCCTTTAACGGACATGAAGCAGTTCTAGCAGATGGAACAGTAATTGAAACCAGTTCACTCATCTGGACAGCAGGCGTGAAAGGAAATTTTCCGGAAGGTTTTGATGCAACTGTTGTAGCTAGAGGTAACAGACTGATCGTTGATGATACGAATCATTTAGTTTCAAACGAAAATATTTTTGCCATTGGTGATGTAGCTTCAATGCAAAGCGGAGCTCATCCAATGGTTGCACCTGTTGCAATTCAGCAGGCGAAAAATCTTGCGAAAAATTTGAATTCGCAAAAACCAAAAGGAGAGTGGGAGAAATTTGTTTATGTAGATAAAGGTTCAATGGCAACAATCGGACGAAGCAGAGCTGTTGCAGATATAAAATTCATTCACATGAAAGGATTTTTTGCATGGCTTGCATGGCTGTTCATTCATCTGATGTTACTGGTAGGTTTCAGAAACCGGGTCATTGTATTATTTAACTGGATCTGGAATTACTTTTCGTATGATAGGGCGATTCGCTTGATCATCCGACCGTATGAAAAAAGTGAAAAGTGA
- a CDS encoding OmpA family protein translates to MKSSKFYLLTLIAVIFLSINSQGQSTLKFTFYFETAQSNPELKEQSRFKSFYKSLDSLSIVSINIKSFCDDRGSSTYNEILSNDRAAAVKNYLLATSIDSALIKSSIGMGEIPLDFNSLDLAKQRRNNRRADLEISVTSLAKGKSKSATTSEPQENLEYPKQKNLLTDSISVGDKIVLENILFEGGKRKLLPVSYKALDQLVSTLKSKTQYHIMILGHVCCANPGQDGVDNDTGIRNLSVVRAQTIYNYLVKNGIDEKRLQSKGMKGDLPTGLGDYYDRRVEIEITSINEK, encoded by the coding sequence ATGAAAAGCTCCAAGTTTTATCTCCTTACTTTAATTGCGGTAATATTCCTTTCAATCAATTCTCAAGGACAGTCAACTTTAAAATTTACCTTTTATTTTGAGACAGCCCAAAGCAATCCTGAACTAAAAGAGCAGTCAAGATTTAAAAGTTTCTATAAATCGCTCGATAGCCTATCAATCGTTTCAATTAATATAAAATCATTTTGTGATGACAGAGGTTCATCAACTTACAACGAAATTCTTTCAAATGATCGCGCAGCAGCTGTTAAAAATTATTTATTAGCAACATCAATCGACTCAGCTTTAATTAAAAGTTCGATTGGTATGGGAGAGATCCCACTTGACTTTAATTCACTTGACCTTGCCAAACAAAGAAGAAATAACAGAAGAGCGGATTTAGAAATTTCAGTTACCTCCTTGGCAAAGGGCAAATCGAAATCTGCAACTACATCTGAGCCACAGGAAAATCTAGAGTACCCAAAACAAAAAAATCTGCTAACAGATAGTATAAGTGTTGGCGATAAAATAGTTTTAGAAAATATTCTTTTCGAAGGCGGGAAACGAAAATTATTACCGGTTTCATACAAAGCACTTGACCAGCTTGTATCAACTTTGAAAAGTAAAACTCAATATCACATTATGATCCTGGGACATGTTTGTTGCGCCAATCCCGGACAGGACGGAGTCGATAACGATACCGGTATTAGAAATCTATCTGTTGTCAGAGCACAAACAATTTATAATTACCTCGTAAAAAACGGAATCGACGAAAAGAGATTACAGTCCAAAGGAATGAAAGGTGACCTTCCTACCGGACTGGGCGACTATTATGACCGGCGGGTGGAAATTGAAATCACATCGATAAATGAAAAGTGA
- a CDS encoding DUF2029 domain-containing protein: protein MIIAGANSEKYDYVKLLKYLLWLFVLVTIADSVQKLSLGEKVFWGHKQTFYNNYVIFKTSFKHLVDGVNLYGQYNDEYGDYYKYSPTFAALMMPFYYLPDWIGLVVWDLLNCILLYYGILHLPRLTAKSKFFILSFSFIELLTSLQNSQSNAMIAGLLLLAFVCMEKEKFPLATLLIMICFYIKLTGILACVLFLFYDKKLKFILWSAFWFVVLGAIPLVFTDLQTLINQYKNWGILLADDHSQSHGISVLGIISSWFSVEPSKTIVLVSGIFLFLLPLIKIQRFKDFDYRLLYLCSLLIWIVIFNHKAESPSYIVAIVPCAIWYISGVKNIWNLGLIILAFILTSLSPTDLFPKPIRLNYVIPYSLKALPAVLIWIMIGYELMMGRKIKDELN, encoded by the coding sequence ATGATTATCGCCGGAGCAAATTCTGAAAAATACGATTATGTTAAACTTCTGAAGTATCTGTTGTGGTTATTTGTATTAGTAACTATTGCCGATAGTGTTCAAAAGCTCTCTCTGGGAGAGAAGGTTTTCTGGGGACATAAGCAGACGTTCTATAACAATTATGTGATCTTTAAAACTTCGTTTAAACACCTCGTAGATGGAGTAAATTTATATGGCCAGTATAATGATGAATATGGAGATTACTATAAATATAGTCCGACTTTCGCAGCTTTAATGATGCCGTTTTATTATCTACCTGATTGGATAGGGCTTGTTGTCTGGGATCTGTTAAACTGTATTCTATTATATTATGGGATATTACATTTACCAAGATTAACTGCGAAAAGTAAATTCTTCATTTTATCATTTTCATTTATAGAACTTTTAACCTCACTGCAGAATTCACAAAGCAATGCAATGATTGCCGGATTGCTACTCTTGGCATTCGTGTGCATGGAGAAAGAGAAATTCCCATTGGCAACTCTCCTTATCATGATCTGTTTTTACATTAAATTAACGGGAATACTGGCGTGCGTTTTGTTTTTATTCTATGATAAAAAATTGAAATTCATTTTGTGGTCGGCCTTTTGGTTTGTGGTACTTGGCGCAATACCATTGGTCTTTACCGATCTGCAAACATTAATAAACCAATATAAAAATTGGGGAATATTACTGGCTGACGACCACTCACAGTCGCATGGAATTTCTGTTCTTGGCATCATCAGTTCCTGGTTTTCTGTCGAACCTTCGAAAACGATTGTATTGGTAAGCGGAATATTTCTCTTCCTCCTTCCTCTCATAAAAATTCAACGATTTAAAGATTTTGATTACAGATTGCTTTATCTGTGTTCTCTGTTGATATGGATCGTAATTTTCAATCACAAAGCAGAGTCACCATCCTATATTGTTGCGATAGTTCCTTGCGCGATCTGGTATATTTCAGGCGTCAAAAATATATGGAATCTTGGTTTGATAATACTGGCATTTATATTAACATCACTATCGCCAACAGACTTGTTTCCAAAACCGATCAGATTGAATTATGTAATTCCGTATTCATTGAAAGCATTGCCTGCAGTTTTGATCTGGATAATGATTGGCTATGAACTTATGATGGGAAGAAAGATAAAGGATGAATTAAACTGA
- the metG gene encoding methionine--tRNA ligase, with protein MKPTIVTAALPYANGPVHIGHLAGAYLPSDIYVRFLRMMNEDVVYICGSDEHGVPITLRARKEGITPQQVVDKYHSIIKKSFADIGISFDIYHRTSEKIHYDTASDFFKVIYDKGIFTEAESEQYYDEEAQTFLADRYITGTCPNCGNTNAYGDQCEKCGKSLTPEDLINPHSQLSGKPPIKRKTKHWYLPLDKIQEEWLDKWIRSHEGDWKNNVFGQCKSWLDQGLQPRAVTRDLDWGVPVPLPEAKGKVLYVWFDAPIGYISATKALFAERKDPDGWKKYWQSDKSRLLHFIGKDNIVFHCIIFPAMLKAHGDFILPENVPSNEFLNLEGDKISTSRNWAVWLHEYLEEFPNKQDVLRYVLCATAPENKDNDFTWKDFQARNNNELVAILGNFINRTLVLTQKYYEGKVPAMNELNAEDKLCIEAIKAIPAKIKENILEYRFRDALFELMNLARTGNKYLADNEPWKIQATDPKRVETVLAVSLEIAGALANCMQPFIPFSSEKLFRMLNLEKMKWDDFHGKMLFKAGHQLGEASLLFEKIEDEAIEFQINKLQASKVANQVAPAAIPAKASTSFDDFSKMDIRIGTILTAERVPKTDKLLKLTIDTGIDQRTVVSGIAAYYKPEDIIGQQVSILVNLEPRKIKGIESQGMILMAENANGELAFVAPVKGMENGSGVK; from the coding sequence ATGAAACCAACGATCGTCACTGCAGCATTACCTTATGCCAATGGTCCTGTCCACATCGGACATTTAGCCGGAGCTTATTTACCATCAGATATATACGTCCGCTTTTTAAGAATGATGAATGAAGATGTTGTTTACATCTGTGGCTCCGATGAACATGGAGTTCCAATCACTTTACGTGCAAGGAAAGAAGGCATAACTCCGCAGCAGGTGGTAGATAAATATCATTCTATAATTAAAAAAAGCTTTGCAGACATCGGCATCTCGTTCGATATCTATCACCGTACATCAGAAAAGATCCATTACGATACAGCTTCAGACTTCTTCAAAGTAATTTACGATAAAGGAATTTTTACTGAAGCAGAAAGTGAGCAGTATTACGATGAAGAAGCGCAGACATTTCTTGCTGACAGATACATTACAGGAACTTGCCCGAATTGTGGCAATACAAATGCCTATGGAGATCAGTGTGAAAAATGCGGCAAGAGTTTAACGCCGGAAGATCTGATCAATCCGCATTCGCAGCTAAGTGGTAAGCCACCGATAAAAAGAAAAACGAAGCACTGGTATTTACCGCTAGATAAGATCCAGGAAGAATGGCTCGACAAATGGATCCGTTCGCATGAAGGTGATTGGAAGAACAATGTCTTTGGACAATGTAAATCATGGTTAGACCAGGGATTACAGCCGCGAGCAGTAACACGTGATCTAGATTGGGGTGTTCCGGTTCCGCTCCCTGAAGCAAAAGGAAAAGTACTTTACGTTTGGTTTGACGCTCCTATTGGATACATCTCTGCAACGAAAGCACTTTTTGCAGAAAGAAAAGATCCGGATGGATGGAAGAAATACTGGCAAAGTGATAAATCTCGCTTGCTGCATTTCATTGGTAAAGACAATATCGTTTTCCATTGTATCATTTTTCCTGCAATGCTGAAGGCTCATGGTGATTTTATTTTGCCCGAAAATGTTCCATCGAATGAATTTCTGAATCTCGAAGGAGATAAAATTTCTACCTCAAGAAACTGGGCAGTTTGGCTTCATGAATACCTTGAAGAATTTCCAAACAAACAAGATGTATTGAGGTATGTTTTGTGTGCAACTGCTCCAGAAAACAAAGACAACGACTTTACATGGAAAGATTTTCAGGCGAGAAATAATAATGAACTGGTAGCCATACTTGGAAATTTTATCAATCGAACTCTTGTATTAACTCAGAAATATTATGAAGGAAAAGTTCCTGCAATGAATGAATTGAATGCAGAAGACAAACTTTGTATTGAAGCAATTAAAGCTATTCCTGCGAAAATAAAAGAGAACATTTTAGAATATCGTTTCCGCGATGCATTGTTTGAATTGATGAATCTGGCACGTACAGGAAATAAATATCTGGCAGACAATGAACCTTGGAAAATTCAGGCTACAGATCCGAAACGTGTAGAAACAGTATTAGCTGTTTCACTGGAAATTGCAGGTGCACTTGCAAATTGTATGCAGCCATTCATTCCATTTTCTTCGGAGAAACTTTTCAGAATGTTGAATCTTGAAAAAATGAAATGGGATGATTTTCATGGGAAGATGCTATTTAAAGCAGGACATCAATTAGGTGAAGCTTCATTGTTGTTTGAGAAAATTGAAGACGAAGCGATTGAATTTCAGATCAACAAACTTCAGGCAAGCAAAGTTGCAAATCAGGTTGCACCTGCTGCGATACCTGCAAAGGCTTCCACCTCTTTCGACGATTTTTCGAAAATGGATATTCGCATCGGAACTATTCTCACTGCTGAACGAGTACCAAAGACCGACAAATTACTAAAGCTTACGATCGATACCGGCATTGATCAGCGAACTGTTGTAAGTGGTATTGCCGCATATTACAAGCCGGAAGATATCATTGGACAGCAAGTAAGTATTCTTGTTAATCTTGAACCGAGAAAAATAAAAGGCATTGAATCACAGGGAATGATTCTTATGGCAGAAAATGCTAATGGAGAATTGGCTTTTGTTGCTCCCGTAAAAGGTATGGAAAATGGATCCGGAGTTAAGTAA
- a CDS encoding LD-carboxypeptidase has protein sequence MIRPPYLKEGDTVAIVSTARKVSKFEIKPAIDLLKSWGLEVQTGKNLYKEENQFAGNDEDRTGDLQRALNNKNVQAVLFARGGYGTVRVIDQIDWKKFTKQPKWLIGYSDITVVHSHVHKTCLVQTMHAPMSLNLPKLNAPCLQVFKETLFGKPLRYSSSKQLPQLEKLNRKGKAKGRLIGGNLSILYSLSATPSDIDTTGKILFLEDLDEYLYHIDRMMMNLKRSGKLKDLAGLIVGGMSEMKDNPIPFGKTAEEIIHDAVKEYNFPVVYGFPAGHIPNNYPLIMGSEVTLNVTDKMELSFHNG, from the coding sequence ATGATCCGACCTCCATACCTGAAAGAAGGAGATACTGTTGCAATTGTTTCAACCGCCCGAAAAGTATCAAAATTCGAAATTAAACCTGCAATCGACCTGCTTAAAAGCTGGGGACTTGAGGTTCAGACAGGAAAGAATTTATATAAGGAAGAAAACCAGTTTGCAGGCAATGATGAAGACAGAACCGGAGATCTGCAACGAGCTTTGAATAATAAAAATGTTCAGGCTGTGCTGTTTGCGCGAGGTGGTTACGGGACAGTCAGAGTGATTGATCAGATCGACTGGAAGAAATTTACAAAGCAACCGAAATGGCTGATTGGATATAGCGACATCACTGTCGTCCATTCACATGTTCATAAAACATGCCTGGTTCAGACGATGCATGCTCCCATGTCTTTGAATCTTCCAAAACTAAACGCTCCATGTTTGCAGGTTTTCAAAGAAACATTGTTCGGAAAACCTTTGCGCTACTCTTCTTCAAAGCAATTGCCTCAACTCGAAAAACTGAATCGAAAAGGAAAAGCAAAAGGCAGATTGATCGGTGGAAATTTATCCATCCTTTATAGCTTGTCAGCAACACCTTCGGATATTGATACAACAGGAAAAATTCTATTCCTCGAAGATCTGGATGAATATTTATATCACATCGACAGAATGATGATGAATCTGAAAAGAAGCGGAAAGTTGAAAGACCTTGCAGGTTTAATTGTTGGAGGAATGTCAGAAATGAAAGACAATCCAATACCATTCGGAAAAACTGCTGAAGAAATTATTCATGATGCAGTGAAAGAATATAATTTTCCGGTAGTCTATGGTTTTCCTGCCGGACATATTCCGAATAATTATCCGCTTATCATGGGTAGTGAAGTAACTTTGAATGTAACTGATAAAATGGAGTTGAGTTTTCATAATGGTTGA
- a CDS encoding YraN family protein, whose protein sequence is MVDAKELGKRGEKIAEDELVKKGYKILSKNFIFDHKEVDIVCEFNGQIVFVEVKTRTSPYLSDPSLLIPIKKQRQIIKVADHYMKEFYPDKEAIFDVMIVITNSEYTRHEHIVEAFYPMC, encoded by the coding sequence ATGGTTGATGCAAAAGAATTAGGAAAACGGGGGGAGAAAATTGCAGAAGACGAACTTGTGAAAAAAGGATACAAGATCTTGTCTAAGAATTTTATTTTTGATCATAAAGAAGTAGATATCGTTTGTGAGTTTAACGGACAAATTGTTTTTGTCGAAGTAAAAACACGAACGAGTCCGTATCTCAGTGATCCTTCGTTACTGATCCCGATCAAAAAACAAAGGCAGATCATCAAAGTCGCCGATCATTATATGAAAGAATTTTACCCCGACAAAGAAGCAATATTTGACGTCATGATCGTCATCACAAATTCTGAGTATACGCGGCATGAACATATAGTGGAGGCGTTTTATCCGATGTGTTAA
- a CDS encoding pseudouridine synthase — MKKSGRSSAGRTGSSSKSGRKGSFSKDSGGKSGGKRAYGASSGSEKPRYSRSADGPSDRGGSRSDARGSDRPKRTSFGDDAPKRPYNRGEGSTGRPKTSRSFDEKPKRTYTPRDENRSASEDGPKRPYNRGEGSSERPRSSGYGDGPKRPSRVGSTERSRSSEDSQKRPYNRGGGTGFRGKSSRSFDDRPKREIDPSEDRRILGDDAPKRTYNKRIIDGDRPKTSRSFDEKPRRVVDRSEDRRSSEDDAPKRPYTRREDGDRPKTSRSFDEKPKRSYSDRGDSSSREDKRSSSSDERPKRAYDKGEYKPFSRDEKRPRRSSDETGPKRNFNRGAGSDDRRPSFGRDITPDAERPARKVFNDDAPKSEFDRSKRRSSSTGSRDAGGRGGARGERPAGRSSAGARGGSFDKKPSFRGKKDEGEFGTTKWNRKESTGFYGEKKKASPARPKADEDGSTRLNKFIANAGICSRREADEMIEAGVISINGKVITEMGYKVMPGDEVKYNGETLRGESMVYILLNKPKDFITTTEDPDDRKTVMGLISKACKERVYPVGRLDRNTTGVLLFTNDGDLARKLTHPSFQMEKVYQVELDKNLKTVDMEQITAGLKLEDGPIKVDNILYAGNGEERNVVGVELHSGKNRIVRRIFEHLGYEVKKLDRVIFAGLTKKDLPRGRWRFLTDMEVASLKMMTSKVKK, encoded by the coding sequence ATGAAAAAATCAGGCAGGTCCTCAGCAGGCAGGACAGGTTCTTCTTCGAAATCAGGCAGAAAAGGCTCTTTTTCTAAAGATAGTGGAGGAAAAAGTGGCGGTAAGCGAGCATATGGTGCCTCGTCAGGTAGTGAAAAACCAAGATATAGCAGAAGTGCAGATGGTCCGAGTGACCGTGGCGGCTCAAGAAGTGATGCACGAGGTAGCGACAGACCGAAAAGAACATCTTTCGGTGATGATGCTCCAAAAAGACCATATAACAGAGGCGAAGGTAGTACCGGTCGCCCGAAAACATCGAGATCATTCGATGAAAAACCAAAACGAACTTATACACCGCGTGATGAAAACCGGTCAGCTTCTGAAGATGGACCGAAACGTCCATACAACAGAGGTGAAGGTAGTAGTGAACGTCCAAGATCATCCGGTTATGGTGACGGACCAAAACGTCCTTCACGAGTAGGGAGTACAGAGCGTTCACGTTCAAGTGAAGATTCACAGAAAAGACCATATAACAGAGGCGGGGGAACAGGATTTCGTGGGAAGTCATCACGTTCATTTGATGACAGACCGAAACGTGAAATCGATCCGAGTGAAGACAGAAGAATTTTAGGTGATGATGCACCAAAGCGGACTTATAATAAACGCATAATTGATGGTGATCGTCCTAAGACATCTCGTTCATTCGATGAAAAACCTAGACGTGTAGTTGATCGGAGTGAAGACAGAAGAAGTTCAGAAGATGATGCACCGAAACGTCCATACACAAGGCGGGAAGATGGTGATCGTCCGAAAACATCAAGATCATTTGACGAAAAACCAAAACGTTCGTATTCAGATCGTGGTGATTCATCATCAAGAGAAGATAAACGTTCTTCATCGAGTGATGAGCGGCCGAAACGTGCATACGACAAAGGAGAATACAAACCATTTTCAAGAGATGAAAAACGTCCTCGCAGATCATCTGATGAAACAGGACCGAAAAGAAATTTTAACAGAGGTGCGGGAAGCGATGATCGCAGACCTTCTTTTGGAAGAGATATAACTCCGGATGCAGAACGTCCCGCGCGTAAAGTATTTAACGACGATGCACCGAAGAGTGAATTCGATCGCAGTAAGAGAAGATCTTCATCAACCGGTTCACGTGATGCCGGTGGCAGAGGTGGAGCAAGAGGTGAGCGCCCAGCTGGAAGAAGTTCAGCTGGAGCACGCGGAGGTTCATTCGACAAGAAGCCTTCATTCAGAGGTAAGAAAGATGAAGGAGAATTTGGAACGACAAAATGGAATCGTAAAGAGTCGACCGGATTTTATGGCGAGAAGAAAAAAGCATCACCTGCACGACCAAAAGCAGATGAAGATGGTTCAACACGTTTGAATAAATTCATTGCCAATGCAGGAATTTGTTCACGTCGCGAAGCTGATGAAATGATCGAAGCCGGCGTGATCTCCATAAATGGAAAAGTGATCACTGAAATGGGATACAAAGTTATGCCCGGTGATGAAGTAAAATACAATGGTGAAACGTTGCGTGGTGAAAGTATGGTTTACATTCTTTTGAATAAGCCAAAAGATTTTATCACAACAACAGAAGATCCTGATGACCGTAAAACGGTAATGGGACTTATCTCTAAAGCATGTAAAGAAAGAGTTTATCCGGTAGGAAGACTCGACAGAAATACAACAGGAGTTTTACTTTTCACAAACGATGGTGATCTTGCAAGGAAGTTGACACATCCGTCTTTTCAGATGGAAAAAGTTTATCAGGTTGAATTAGATAAAAATCTGAAAACAGTCGACATGGAACAGATCACTGCCGGACTTAAACTCGAAGACGGACCGATCAAGGTTGATAATATTCTTTATGCAGGAAACGGTGAAGAACGTAACGTAGTAGGAGTAGAGTTACACTCAGGAAAGAACCGTATCGTTCGCAGAATTTTCGAACACCTCGGCTACGAAGTAAAAAAACTTGACCGTGTAATTTTCGCAGGACTTACAAAGAAAGATCTTCCACGAGGAAGATGGAGATTCTTAACTGATATGGAAGTTGCTTCATTGAAAATGATGACGAGTAAAGTGAAAAAATAA